Proteins co-encoded in one Arachis hypogaea cultivar Tifrunner chromosome 13, arahy.Tifrunner.gnm2.J5K5, whole genome shotgun sequence genomic window:
- the LOC112734044 gene encoding uncharacterized protein, whose translation MPPPVKIEHRAYWAVKQYNMDFTKAGVARKLQLEELECLRNEAYENARIYKEKTKAFHDHHIRKNDFQEGDEVLLYNSRLRFMHGKLRSRWKGPFKVKEVKPYGVMELFDPRSNATFKVNGHRVKKYHVYKPSKELEVFLLTNALRGGEA comes from the coding sequence ATGCCACCTCCAGTGAAAATTGAGCATAGGGCCTATTGGGCAGTTAAGCAGTATAACATGGATTTCACCAAGGCGGGTGTAGCCAGGAAATTGCAACTAGAGGAGCTTGAGTGTCTTAGGAACGAGGCATATGAGAATGCTcgaatctacaaggaaaagactaaggcGTTTCATGATCACCATATTCGGAAGAATGATTTTCAAGAAGGTGACGAGGTTCTCCTCTATAACTCGAGGCTCAGATTCATGCATGGCAAGCTCCGTTCAAGATGGAAAGGacccttcaaggtgaaggagGTTAAGCCCTACGGAGTGATGGAATTGTTTGACCCCCGAAGCAATGCAACTTttaaggtgaatggacatagagtgaaaaAGTACCATGTCTACAAACCATCAAAGGAGTTAGAGGTGTTCCTGCTTACGAATGCACTAAGAGGAGGGGAAGCTTAA